One window of the Doryrhamphus excisus isolate RoL2022-K1 chromosome 10, RoL_Dexc_1.0, whole genome shotgun sequence genome contains the following:
- the LOC131136432 gene encoding photoreceptor ankyrin repeat protein-like, producing the protein MASTSDDPHLGPGPSEYSEITPDSDSLSLLSDDSVLPNFERDEYKYAEPPGTLYEACARNDPTSLERILERGVTKEEAMELDINSRNGLMVAVCKGFVDIVALLHVCPLIDVNHQDSDGNTALMIAAQAGFSTILNYILNYYSGVDTEVRDPRGFTALIKAGLQGREDCVSALLMHGADMNATDYVHGRGLKDWILRTGRFETMNRIRRLQALPVAEQFCENYAPEWPELRQMVANATAAKTTGQKLRQRLKDSFSFSFPQDPQDNGVMDHMVRMTTSIHSPLIATGCRPLCPSSPPEMGKRRFAVPELLDMHSSKDLEEGTESHSNGSITSSSPTAASAASVSLTSCCQHSQCRDSMAPGGMRAFIPRSVARRNSIFPSGCVPKIEVTRSGEPTPKKEKKKKRQKGYLEPPVWKYKEAKEEKKQEKKRQERMSNGSKPNKST; encoded by the exons ATGGCCTCAACAAGCGACGACCCCCACTTGGGCCCCGGCCCATCTGAGTATTCAGAGATCACTCCGGATTCCGACTCTTTAAGTCTACTTTCTGACGACTCGGTGCTTCCCAACTTTGAGAGGGACGAGTACAAGTACGCAGAGCCACCTGGAACGCTGTATGAGGCGTGCGCTCGGAATGATCCCACATCCCTGGAGAGGATCTTGGAGAGAGGCGTTACCAAGGAAGAGGCCATGGAACTGGACATTAACAGCAGG AATGGACTAATGGTAGCAGTGTGCAAAGGATTTGTGGACATCGTGGCCCTGCTTCACGTGTGCCCCCTAATAGACGTAAACCACCAAGACAGCGACGGCAACACGGCCCTCATGATCGCCGCCCAGGCCG GCTTCTCTACCATCCTAAACTACATCCTCAACTACTACTCTGGCGTGGATACCGAGGTCAGGGACCCCCGTGGCTTCACCGCCCTTATCAAAGCTGGCCTGCAGGGCAGAGAGGACTGTGTCTCCGCGCTGCTAATGCATG GCGCAGACATGAACGCAACCGACTATGTCCATGGGCGTGGCCTGAAGGATTGGATCTTGAGAACCGGAAGATTTGAGACCATGAACAGAATCCGCCGACTGCAGGCCCTTCCTGTCGCTGAACAGTTTTGCGAGAACTACGCACCCGAGTGGCCTGAGCTCAGGCAGATGGTGGCCAACGCCACCGCCGCCAAAACCACAGGTCAGAAACTGAGGCAGCGCTTGAAGGACAGCTTCAGTTTCAGCTTCCCTCAAGACCCCCAGGACAATGGAGTCATGGACCACATGGTGCGCATGACCACGAGCATCCACAGCCCGCTCATCGCCACCGGGTGCCGTCCGCTGTGCCCCAGTAGCCCACCCGAAATGGGCAAACGCCGCTTTGCTGTTCCTGAATTACTGGACATGCACAGCAGCAAAGATCTGGAGGAGGGAACCGAGTCACACAGCAACGGCTCCATCACCTCCTCCTCTCCCAcggccgcatccgctgcctccGTATCCCTGACCTCCTGCTGTCAACATTCCCAATGCAGGGACAGCATGGCGCCGGGCGGGATGAGAGCGTTCATCCCTCGCAGCGTGGCTCGCAGAAACAGCATCTTCCCGTCTGGTTGCGTACCGAAAATTGAAGTGACCAGATCGGGCGAGCCGACGccaaagaaggagaagaagaagaaaaggcagAAGGGCTACCTGGAGCCTCCTGTGTGGAAATACAAGGAGGCCAAGGaggagaaaaagcaagaaaagaaACGACAAGAAAGAATGTCCAATGGGTCCAAACCAAACAAATCAACATAA